Genomic segment of Agrobacterium larrymoorei:
GATCAATTCGGCCCGCGCCTTTGAGAGCCGAACTTTAAGTGCTTCCATGTGCCTCCGGTAGCTGCCATCCTTCAGAACTTCCAGCACCAGAGCCTCGGAGAGCTGGCTTGCCGCGAAATTGGCGGCAATCTTCATATCGACCAGCGGCTCCATCCACTCCTTGCGGGCGGCGATGTAGCCGCATCTGGCAGAGGCGGAGAGCGTTTTCGAGAAACTTCCGATCTGGACGACACGGTTCAGGCCATCGAAAGCGGCCAGTCGCGGCGCTTTGGTGATTTCGAAATCCGCGAAAATATCGTCTTCGATAATCGTCAGCCCGGCGCGCTCCGCCAGCATCAATATGCGGTGAGCGTTGACGGGTGAGAGGACGGCGCCCGTCGGGTTATGAATGGCCGAATTCGTGATGTAGAGCCGGGCCCCATGCTCTTCCAGAGCCCTTTCGAAGAGCGCGACATCGGGCCCATCCGCCGTGTACTGAACGCCGACGACCTTGACGCGGTGCGCCCGCAGCAATGCGTGGAAATTGAAATAGCAGGGATCATCCACCAGCACCGTCTGGCCCGGCTCCAGAAGAAAACGGCAGATAAGGTCGATAGCCTGCGTTCCGGAATCGACCAGCAAAAGCTGATCGGCTCCGACCGCAAGCCCATTCTCCGCCATCCTTCTGGCAAGCAATTGCCTGAGCGGCAGCAGGCCGAGCGGCGTGCCGTAATCCGTCAGGATGTTGGTTTGCATACGCGATAAATTGCGCAGCGCCTTTCTGAGCGCCTCCTCCGGCATCCATGATGGCGGAAGCCAGCCGCAACCGGGCTTGGCGATATCCTCTCTCGGATCGAGCGCTAAACGCGAAACCCAGAAGGGGTCGACCGCCCTGTCGAGCCTTGGACCGATGTCCGCCAGCGACAGGGGTGCGAGAGCGCTGGCCACATAGAAGCCGGAGCCCGGGCGCGATCGTATCGCGCCCTCTGCAACCAGCCGCTCATAGGCTTCGACCACGGTCGAGGTCGAGACGGCTAAAATCTTTGCAAGCGCCCGAACCGAGGGAAGCTTCGCCCCCGGCGTCAATGTGCGGGAAGAGATACGCCGCCGAATTTCCGTCATGACGGCATCTATTCGGGGAGACAAGCTTTCGGTACTGCTTCGAGTGACATCCATCTGTTCTGCTCAAGAAACCATAACAGTTTTGCAAAACTGTATGCCACTGTTTCTGGTAGCGCCAGCCTTTTCAAGCCATAAAAATTTTGAAATGGAGTGCATGGCATGAACAGATTATCGAGCGGCTGGCTGAGCGGCTTTATCGGCGTTTTGATTTTCAGCGGATCGCTTCCCGCGACCCGACTGGCGGTGACGGGCTTCGATCCGGTTTTCCTGACACTGGCCCGCGCCAGCATTGCGGGACTACTGGGTTTTTCGCTGCTGCTTATCTTTCGTCAGAAAAGACCGGCGGGGCGTGACCTGTTTTCGCTCGTCATCGTGTCACTGGGAGTCGTCGTCGGCTTTCCGCTGCTGACTGCGCTGGCGTTGAAGCATATCACGTCCGCTCACTCCACCGTCTTCATCGGGTTGCTGCCGCTGGCGACAGCCATCTTCGCGGTCCTTCGCGGCGGTGAGCGGCCTCGGGCGGCGTTCTGGCTTTTCTCCTGCATCGGCAGCGCGCTGGTCGCCGGTTTTGCGATCAGCCTCAACGGTCAGGGTAATCTCGAAGGTGATTTGTTGATGCTGGCGGCAATCGCTGCTTGCGGGCTGGGTTATGCGGAAGGTGCCGCACTTTCGCGCAGGCTTGGCGGATGGCAGGTAATTTCCTGGGCGCTGGTCATTTCCCTGCCGATCATGCTTCCGCTGGCCTTCCTCACCATGCCTTCTACATGGAGTGGAATCGCGACACAGGCCTGGGGCGGACTTTTCTATGTCTCGCTCTTCAGCATGCTGATCGGCTTTATCTTCTGGTATCGAGGTCTGGCGCTTGGCGGCATCGCGGCAGTGGGTCAGTTGCAACTATTGCAGCCATTCTTCGGGCTGCTGCTCGCAGCGACCCTGCTTGGCGAGACCGTCAGCATTGCCATGCTGGCGGTCACGCTTGGCGTCGTTGCCTGCGTGGCAGGTGCCAAGAAGTTTGCGAAGTAAGCCTCCGGCCTTAAGCCTCAACCATTACCGCCACGCCCGACCCAACGATGCCAGGCCTCTTCGCTGCCGTTGAAGACGTTGAGATCGATCTTGCCTTCCACGCCGTGGGAGAGGCCCGAGCCGGAATATTGCCAGAACAACCACTTACGGTCTGGATAAACCTTGGATGGATGCTGCGCGACGGCGCGCAGCCAGAAGGGATAATCACGCAGCTCACCGGCAAGGTGATCCTTGTAGAAATCCGGCGCGGTATAGATGATCGGGCGCTGGCCGTAATGGCGTTCCAGCTTGTCCATGAAGACCTGCATCTTCTCCAGCACCTGCGCGCGGGAAAGCCGGAATCGGCAGCTGGATTCGCCGTTATATTCCACATCGATAACCGGAGGCAGGGCGTCCGGGTCTTTCGGCACGTTGCGGATGAACCAGTCTGCCTGATGGCTCGCAGGGCGGCACCAGTAGAAGAAATGATAGGCGCCACGGCGAACGCCAGCGGCCTTGGCTCGTGCCCAGTTGGTCCTGAACATGGGGTCCAGATGGTCGCCGCCATCTGTCGCCTTGATGAAGGCGAAGTTCGCGCCACGCGATCTTAAGCGCTCCCAATCGATATTGGCCTGCCAGCGGGAAACATCGACACCGTGAACTTCAAAATGCCGCGGTTGAATTCTGCCGAAATTGATCGGCTTTGCATCGGAGAAAGCCGAGCGAAAAATTCTCGAACGTGCGGACGAACCAGCGCTGATGGCCGCGCTGCCCGCCATGGCAACCTGCACCGGTCGATCCTGCGGGAGATCGATGCGGGCTTGCGGAGCAACGGGCGCGACCGGCTGCGGCACTGGAATATTCTGTCCCCCAACCTGCTTATCGACAGCGGCAAATGCCGGAGAACCTCCCGGCATAGGGCCGCCCCAGGCGAGAACTTCCTGATGCGGCTCTGCACGCAAGGGAGCTTTGACCTGACCTTGACCGACGCTTGCCTGTGGAACAGGCGCAGACGGCGTGACGGAATTCGTCACTTCCTTTGAAGGCACGCCCGCCATCAGGCTCTCAGGCCCGGAACTGGACGTACAGCCCGTAATGGATAGGCAGGCGAGAACTAAAGCTGGCACTGTCGATCGACGCATGAGAACCCGTACGCAAAACAAAACCGGCGGCGAAAAATCCGCAACCCCGGTGACCAAAAGGTATGACTAACGGAAGATTATCAAAAAAGACTGAATCCAATCTTTACGCCAAGCGGCAACGAGCCGGATGAAGGCAAGCTTCACCGGCAGTTGATTTTGCGTGATTGGCAGAATTGTGCAGCGGCAGGCGCGGCGCTGATGGGTCGGCTCTCAATTACCCATAAGAATGTCGAAAAGCGTCGTCTGTTTCGGCCCGTTTTGACGCTGCGGTGAACCGCCGCCGACATCCGCAGGCGGAACCGGGCCACCATATTGCTGTTGCGGATAGGCTTGGCTCGGGTATTCGGAAGGCGGCGCAGGTACGGTGCCTGCTGTCTGTTCGCGGCCCACCGGTGCTGCGGGATATTCAGGTGGCGTGGGTGCCGAGCCGCCCCCAAGCGCATGCGATATGATGTCGCCGATTGTTGAAGGCGGTGCGGCAGGTGTTTGTGCCATGGGCTGGCCGATATCCGGTGCGCCGTAGGTTCCAAGGCCGAAGAGTGGCGAAGGTGACAGGCCGCTATGGGCTGCCGTCATGAATTCCTTCCATGCCTTGGCAGGCAGGCCACCGCCGGTGACCTTCTTCATCGACGTGCCATCATCATTGCCGAACCAGACCCCGGTCGTCAGCTGGCTGGTGTAACCGACGAAGAGAGCATCGCGGAAGGATTGCGTGGTCCCGGATTTGCCCGCCGCCTGCCAGCCCTTGAGGCGTGCAGCCTTGCCGGTACCTTCATTGATGACGCCGGTCAGCATGCCATTCATCGTTGCGGCAATGCCCTCATCCAGCACGCGGGGCGGATCGTCATATTTGTTTTCGTACAGAACCTTGCCATCGCTATCGGTTATCCGCTTGACGATGTGCGGCGTGGCCTTGAAGCCGCCATTCATCATCGGCGCATAAGCGGATGTCAGCTCCAGCAGCGAGACTTCCGAGGTGCCGAGCGCAATGGAGGCATTGGCCTGAAGATCGGATTCGATCCCCATGCGATGGGCGACCTGCGTTACCCGGTTCGGGCCGACTTCCATGACCAGCTGCGCTGCAATGGTGTTGAGCGAATTGGCCAGAGCCGTCGCGAGCGTTACCTCGCCGCGATATTTCTGGTCGTAATTTTCAGGCGTCCAGTTGCCGATCTTCACCGGCGCGTCGTTGCGAACCGAATTCGGCGTCAGGCCGGATTCCAGCGCGGCGATATAGACGAAGGGCTTGAAAGCAGATCCGGGCTGGCGCTTGGCCTTGGTGGCGCGGTTGAACTGGCTTTCGGCATAATCCGCACCGCCGACAACTGCGCGCACGGCACCGCTTCCATCGATGGAAACGAGAGCGGCCTGCGACGCGCCAAGCTTCTTGCCTTCACCCTTCAGCACATCGCCCAGGGATTTTTCCGCATCCTTTTCAAGGCTGAGATCGATTGTCGTATCGACCGTCAGATCCTGCTTGATATCGCCGATCAGGCCACGAACCTCGTCTAGCACCATGTCCGCTGCATAATGCTCGGCACCCGACCAGAAGCGTTTAGCTTTGGTAGGCGGCTGGGACATGGCGGTCTTGATTTCGCTTTCAGAGATGAAGCCGACATCCTGCATGGATTGCAGCACCACCTGCGCACGCTCTTCCGCGGCCTGTGGATCACGCGCGGGAGAGAGGCGGGACGGTGCCTTCAACAGGCCCGCCAGCATTGCCGCTTCGCCAAGATTGACGTCTCGCGCCGACTTGTTGAAATAACGCCTCGCTGCGGCCTCGACACCATAAGCATTCGAACCGAAATAAACGCGGTTCAGATACATCGCGAGAATCTGGTCCTTGGTGTATTTCTGCTCCAGCCAGATGGCGAGCAGCGCTTCCTGTATTTTTCTTTCGAATGTCTGCTCGGGCGAGAGGAAAAGGTTCTTTGCCAGCTGCTGGGTCAGCGTGGAGCCGCCCTGCACCGTTCGTCCATGCATGAGGTTGGTGACGATGGCGCGGCCAAGACCCAGCGGATCCACCCCGAAATGCGAATAGAAACGACGGTCTTCAATCGCGATGACGGCCTGCGGAATATAGGGCGACATATCTTCGAGAGACAGCGCCTCCCCGCCGGTCGTTCCACGGTTGGCAAGCACCGTTCCATCAACAGCGACGATTTTCAGATTTGGTGGTCTTTCGGGGATCGTCCATGTGCTGGCGCTCGGCATGCGCGCGCCGTAATAGACGACGACGCCTGCAACGGCGATGCCGCCCCAGATGCCCAGCACGATGCACCAGTAGATGCAGGAGCGGATAAAGCCTGTGAACCCGCCGCTGCTTTCACGGGATTGCCTCTTTGGCGCGGATGTTTTGCTGCGGCGTTTTTTCGTCGGCGCGTCGGATGGTCCGGATTTTTTGCCGCCGCCATTGGTCCCAGCCACGCGGTCGCTCGCATCCAGACGCAGATCGTCACCGGAATCGTGGAAATCCCCAAAAGAAGGTTCAACTCTCTGGCGTGATTTTCCACTACCTGCCATCTGTCGGAAACTGCTCCATGATAATGACGCCGCTGCGGACGCTTCGTGATTTCAGGTTCATCCCGATGAAGCTTAAATGCGGCGATTTAAGGTGGCGTTAAGGGCGCTTGCGCTTCACATTGTCGACACTGGAGCGTCACTTGGGCGTGCCTGCGGCGCCGCGACCGATCACTGGCATTCACTGGCAAACATCGACCCATTCGGCATGTGTCAGTTGCACCAGACGCTCCGGCGAGATGTGCACGGCCGCATTGATGGCGCCCGCAGCCGGAACCACTTCGGCATATTGCTTAAGCGATACATCGCAATAGATAGGCAAGGGAGACGGCAGGCCAAAGGGGCATACGCCGCCGATGGGATGGCTCGTAACCTCTACGACTTCTTCGGCACCCAACATGCGCGGCTTTGCCGAAAAGCGGTCCCTGAATTTGCGATTATCCAACCGCTTCATACCCGTCGCGACCACAAGGATAATGGTGTCGCCCGCCTTGAGGCAGATTGTCTTGGCAATCTGGTCGGGATCGACGCCATGGGCCTCAGCAGCCAATGCGACGGTGGCGGAGCTTTCCTCTGTCTCCAGCACCTTGATGTCTGGAGCATGGTTGGCGAAGAATTCTTGGACGGAAACGAGGCTCATGCGCAATCTTTAGGCGTCGAATGTTCTGGAAGCAAGTGGCAACGGCCTAGCTATGCGTAATTTGCAATGCTGCGCTGCAATGATAGGTCTGTTTTCGGACGGGAACTATTGTATCCTACAGGCATCGAAGCGACGCACTCCTCCTCCCAGCGTCGCCCGATTGGACTGGCAACACTCCTCCTCCCAGTTGTCAGTCAGTTTTAAGAACCCGGCGCACCTCCTCCCGCGCCGGGTTTTTTATTGCCGTCATGTGACGCAATCATCTGACTTTCATAGAAATTATCGCCTACGAAATTTGTCGGTCTGCGTTTGATCGCGTAAACTTGACTTCTTGATCGTTGCACCCTACTTCTCTTGCCATCGATATTTGTTTGACGACCAGAGCTTCGGCGTCCCTTAAAAGACGCACACGACGATCTTTCTTTCCTTCAAATTCGACCAAACCGCGCTGATTCTCAGCGCAAACGTAATTTGCCAACGGAAGGAAATCGTTATGGCGACTGGTACTGTAAAGTGGTTCAACGCAACCAAGGGCTACGGCTTCATTCAGCCGGATGACGGCGCACAGGACGTATTCGTTCACATCTCTGCAGTTGAGCGTGCAGGCATGAGCGGTCTCAAGGACGGTCAGAAGATCTCCTACGAACTCGTTCAGGACCGTCGTTCTGGCAAGATGTCTGCTGACAGCATCGTAGCTGCATAACGCAACTGCTGGCCTGGCCAGCAGTCATCATTCGAAAGGCCGGGACTTCGTCTCGGCCTTTTTCGTTTTTAGGTCTTTTCAGTTTAATTGATGATCGGCCTTGTAAAAGACATGATGCACACCAATATAGGGTTCCTCAGTGTTTCGGCAGTTCCCGATGAGGCTTTAGATGAGCCGCCGCATTGCTCTTCCCGTTAATGAAAAATTAACCAAGGTGCGCAATGATGAAAGGGAAGACATGAGCGACAGCGAAAAGTTGGCGCCGTGCTGAGACACAAACCGTTTTAGCGCTTTGACCACGGATGTACTGGCACTGAAAGCTTAAACGGAATGAAAGGTCGGGCTTGCCCGGCCTTTTTGTTTTTCAGGCTCCGAATTGGAGCAGGTGCCGCCCGACAGGCGGCACCACTCGATTTCACTTTCCGCTCAGCGCAGCCAGAATCCGTACCCAGGAGCGCGTGCCCTTGTGGAAGGATTGAAGCTCGTATTTTTCGTTTGGCGAGTGAATGCGGTCATCCGTCAGACCGAAGCCGATCATGAGCGAATCCATGCCCAGCAACTTCTGGAAGTCGCCCACGATCGGGATCGAGCCACCCATGCCGATAACGACGGCAGGCTTTTCCCATTCATCGGAAAGGGCGGACTTGGCTTTGGTCAGCGCGGGAGAATCATAAGACAGTTGGATAGCGGGAGACGCACCATGCTCGTGGAATTCAACCGAGCAGTCAGCCGGGATCTTCGAGCGCACATAGGCGCGGAAACTTTCGCGGATGGCTGCCGGGTCCTGCTGGCCGACCAGACGGAAGGAAACCTTCGCTGAAGCCTTGGCAGCAATGACAGTCTTGAAGCCATCGCCCGTATAGCCGCCGACGATGCCATTCACTTCGGCGGTTGGGCGAGCCCAGGTCAGCTCGAGAACGGAACGGCCTTTCTCACCGGCTGGAATGGAGAGCCCGACTTCGCCGAGGAAGGATTCCGCCGAGCGACCGAGATTTTCCCAAGATGCCTTGATATTGGCGGGCGTTTCCTCGACACCGTCGTAGAAGCCGGGAAGAGTGACGCGGCCCGTTTCATCATGCAGACCGGCAAGAATGCCGGTTAGAATATGGATCGGATTTGCGGCAGCGCCGCCGAAAAGGCCGGAATGCAGATCGCGATCAGCGGCGGTGATGACGATTTCTTCGCCCACCAGCCCGCGAAGAGCGGCGGCAATGGCGGGTGTCTGCTTGTCCCACATGCTGGTATCGCAGACCAGCGCGTAGTCGGCCTTCAGCTCATCCGCATTGGCATCGAGGAATGGCTTGAGGGACGGCGAACCGGATTCCTCTTCGCCTTCGAACAGGATGGTGACGCGGATGGGCAGCGAGCCACTGACCTGCTTATAGGCGCGGCACGCTTCCACGAAGGTCATCAACTGACCCTTGTCATCCGAGGTGCCACGACCGGTGATGACCTGTCGTCCCTCGCCAATGTCCTTCAGGCCCGCGTCGAAGGGATCGTTTTCCCAAAGCTCGATAGGATCGACAGGCTGAACATCATAATGGCCGTAAAACAGCACATGCGGCGCATCAGCCGCTGCACCATCATGATGCGCAACCACCATGGGATGACCGGCGGTATCGCGAATGGAGGCATCGAAGCCGATGCCGGTCAGGTCACGCACCAGCCACTCGGCTGCCTTGCGGCACTCGGCCTTATAGGCCGGGTCCGTCGAGATGGATTTGATGCGGACGAGTTCGAACAATCTTTCGAGGCTGGAAGGAAGATTGTCGTCAACCGCCGAAAGAACGGGGGAAATATCTGTCATTGCGCGATCCTGTCATAACTGGAGAGTTGCGCGCCATATGGACGCACTGGAACGCTCCAACTGTTTGAACCTCCGCATCGCGCTATCCGAAAATCGTGTGCGGTTTTCGCGCCGATGCGTTAGATCGGCGGAAGATAGAGCAAACCCACCGCGGTTTCGAGCCGGAAAACTCACTTTTCGGATTTTGCTGCGTCGATTGCCCGGCCCATATATTCCAGCAGCAACTGACGCTCGAACTTCAACAGACCTTGCAGGATCGTATCATCCGTTGCCCTCGATGCGGCGATTGCCTGTTGCTCGAGGCTCAAGCCTTTTTCCGTGAGCTTGATCACCTGCGCGCGGCGATCATTCGGGTGAGGCTTGCGCTCGATGAGGCCGTCCCGTTCCATGCGGGATAAGGTATTGGCGAGGGTGGCCTGCTCGATATCGACCCTGTCGAGAAGCTGGCGTTGCGTCAAGCCGTCTTCATTCCAGAGTTCCAGCAGAACGGGGAACTGGCCCGGTGAAAAGCCGAGAGCGGCGGCGCGCTTGTGCAGCGCTCTCGAAAAGGTCTTGGCAAGTTGTGCCGCGAGATAGGTCGCCGAATCATGTCGTGAAAATCGCATCGGGCGCATCGTCCGGATCAATTACATACCATGCGATATAGAAGGGAATGCTTTCGCGAAACATGCGTCATCCACAAAAAGAAACCGCCATGACCGGGAGGGGACGGTCATGGCGGTCATATTGAGGGACAAAGGCCCGGAGAGGGGGAAAGGCCTTTGCCCGGTCTGACGCGGCGGGGGACGAGCCAGCAATCAGACTACGGCGTGATCAGTCGCCGTCCTCCTAGAAATGAGGCCCCAAATGCGGCTTTTCAAGGGAAGACCGGATTACAAATCGGTAACGTTACGGTGAAAAACCGAGTGACTGGTAGAGAGCGAAATCCGCCCTCCGCTCACCGCTCTTCCATCAAGTTTATGTGGACGTTATCTGCCCTGCGCGCTATCCATGCTTCCCATGAAAAAAGGCGATCATCTCTTCCTCGTGGACGGCTCCGGTTTCATCTTCCGGGCGTTCCATGCCATCCCTCCGCTCAACCGCAAATCAGACGGTTTGCCGGTCAATGCCGTGTCCGGTTTCTGCAACATGCTGTGGAAGCTTTTGAAGGATGCGCGCAATACCGATGTCGGGGTGACGCCAACCCATTTTGCCGTGATTTTCGACTATTCCTCCAAAACCTTCCGAAACGAGCTTTACGATCTCTACAAGGCCAACCGCTCCGCGCCGCCGGAAGATCTCGTTCCGCAGTTCGGCCTCATCCGCCACGCCACGCGCGCTTTCAACCTGCCCTGCATCGAGACGGAAGGTTTCGAAGCTGACGATATCATCGCCACCTACGCCCGCCAGGCGGAAGCAATCGGCGCGGATGTGACCATCATCTCCTCCGACAAGGATTTGATGCAGCTCGTCACGCCGAATGTGCATATGTACGACGCGATGAAGGACAAGCAGATCGGCGTTCCCGATGTCGTCGAGAAATGGGGCGTGCCGCCTGAAAAGATGATCGACCTTCAGGCGATGACAGGCGATTCGACCGATAATATTCCGGGCATCCCCGGCATCGGGCCTAAGACGGCGGCGCAATTGCTGGAAGAATATGGCGATCTCGATACGCTGCTTTCACGCGCTGGGGAAATCAAGCAGCAGAAGCGCCGTGAAAACATCATCGCCAATGCGGAACTGGCGCGTCTTTCCCGCCAGCTCGTCGCGCTGCGCACAGATGTTCCGCTGGAGCTTGCTCTGGATGCACTGACGCTCGAGCCGCAGGACGGCCCGAAGCTGATCGCCTTCCTGAAGGCCATGGAATTCACCACACTGACGCGCCGCGTGGCCGAAGCGACCGGAGCGGATGCCTCTGCCATCGACCCCGCGCATGTTCCTGTCGAGCGTGGCGCAGAAGCACACGGGCCCGATCTGGATGCAATAGCGGGCTCGGCAGACGAGGCTGGGGTTCCGCTTGGCGAGAATTCGGTTTCGGATGTCGGTGCCGTTCTTTCCAAGGCAGAAGGCGACACGCCGAAAGAGCTTGCATCTGCCCGCGAAGCGACATTCTCCGCTGCAAAGATAGACACGACAGCCTATCAGACCATCCGCACCATTGAAGAACTGGATCGCTGGGTCGCCATGGCGCGCGAAACCGGCGTCGTCGCTTTCGATACCGAAACGACATCGCTCGACCCGATGAATGCCGAACTGGTGGGTTTTTCGCTGGCGATTGCCGATAACAGCAAGAACGCGAGCGGTTCCGATATTATCGCGGCCTATGTACCCCTCACTCACAAGACCGGCTCCGGTGGCGATCTGTTCAGCGATGGCATCAAGCTGGCACCCGACCAGATTCCTTACGATCTTGCGATCGAGCGGCTGAAGGCGCTTCTGGAAGACCCCGCCGTTCTGAAGGTCGCTCAGAACCTGAAATATGATTACCTGCTGGTGAAACGTCTCGGCATTGTCATGCAGAGCTATGACGACACGATGCTGCTGTCTTACGTTCTGGAAGCGGGCAAAGGCGCGCATGGAATGGATGCGCTCTCGGAACGCTGGCTCGGACACACGCCGATCCCTTACAAGGATGTCGCGGGCTCCGGCAAATCCGGCGTCACCTTCGATTTCGTGGATATCGACAAGGCGACTGCCTATGCCGCCGAAGATGCCGATGTCACGCTTCGCCTCTGGATGGTGCTGAAACCTCGTCTCGTGGCAGATCGCCTGACCACGGTTTACGAGCGGCTGGAACGCCCGCTTGTGCCGGTTCTGGCGCATATGGAAGAGCGCGGCATTTCCGTAGACCGGCAAATCCTCTCGCGCCTTTCAGGCGAGCTGGCGCAGAAGGCCGCTGCCTTCGAAGAAGAAATTTACGAGCTCGCCGGCGAGAAATTCAACATCGGCTCACCGAAGCAGCTTGGCGATATTCTCTTCGGCAAGATGGGCCTGCCGGGTGGCTCGAAGACCAAGACCGGCCAATGGTCCACCTCCGCTTCTGTGCTGGAAGACCTTGCCGCCGAAGGTATGGAGCTGCCGCGCAAAATCGTGGACTGGCGTCAGCTGACCAAGCTGAAATCCACCTATACGGATGCCCTCCCCGGCTATATCCACGCCGACACCAAGCGCGTCCACACCTCCTATTCGCTGGCATCCACGACAACGGGACGCCTCTCCTCCTCCGAGCCGAACCTCCAGAACATTCCGGTGCGCACGGCAGAAGGTCGCAAAATCAGAACGGCTTTCATCTCCACGCCGGGCAACAAG
This window contains:
- the polA gene encoding DNA polymerase I, with protein sequence MKKGDHLFLVDGSGFIFRAFHAIPPLNRKSDGLPVNAVSGFCNMLWKLLKDARNTDVGVTPTHFAVIFDYSSKTFRNELYDLYKANRSAPPEDLVPQFGLIRHATRAFNLPCIETEGFEADDIIATYARQAEAIGADVTIISSDKDLMQLVTPNVHMYDAMKDKQIGVPDVVEKWGVPPEKMIDLQAMTGDSTDNIPGIPGIGPKTAAQLLEEYGDLDTLLSRAGEIKQQKRRENIIANAELARLSRQLVALRTDVPLELALDALTLEPQDGPKLIAFLKAMEFTTLTRRVAEATGADASAIDPAHVPVERGAEAHGPDLDAIAGSADEAGVPLGENSVSDVGAVLSKAEGDTPKELASAREATFSAAKIDTTAYQTIRTIEELDRWVAMARETGVVAFDTETTSLDPMNAELVGFSLAIADNSKNASGSDIIAAYVPLTHKTGSGGDLFSDGIKLAPDQIPYDLAIERLKALLEDPAVLKVAQNLKYDYLLVKRLGIVMQSYDDTMLLSYVLEAGKGAHGMDALSERWLGHTPIPYKDVAGSGKSGVTFDFVDIDKATAYAAEDADVTLRLWMVLKPRLVADRLTTVYERLERPLVPVLAHMEERGISVDRQILSRLSGELAQKAAAFEEEIYELAGEKFNIGSPKQLGDILFGKMGLPGGSKTKTGQWSTSASVLEDLAAEGMELPRKIVDWRQLTKLKSTYTDALPGYIHADTKRVHTSYSLASTTTGRLSSSEPNLQNIPVRTAEGRKIRTAFISTPGNKLLSADYSQIELRVLAHVADIPQLKNAFENGIDIHAMTASEMFGVPVEGMPSEVRRRAKAINFGIIYGISSFGLANQLSIGRSEAGDYIKKYFERFPGIRDYMENTKAFARENGYVETIFGRRVNYPEIKSSNPSVRAFNERAAINAPIQGSAADIIRRAMIRMEPALDEAKLSARMLLQVHDELIFEVEESEIEKTLPVVVSIMENAAMPAIDMKVPLQVDARAADNWDEAH